In Bactrocera oleae isolate idBacOlea1 chromosome 5, idBacOlea1, whole genome shotgun sequence, a genomic segment contains:
- the Idgf4 gene encoding chitinase-like protein Idgf4 — MKFVILLALSLAVLASAQHASNSHLVCYYDGSSYAREGLSKLHTNDLEPALQFCTHLIYGYASISPTSNKLVSNNDKLDLDIGSGLYRTVTGYKKKYPHLKVLLSVGGDRDEVDPDNNKYLTLLESTNARIPFINSAHSLVKTYGFDGLDLAWQFPKNKAKKVHSGIGKLWKGFKKIFSGDFVVDEKAEEHKEEFTSLVRELKNALRPDGYLLGLSVLPNVNSSLFYDVPAIVNNLDYVNLHAYDFHTPERNPEVADYPAPIYELNERNPEANINFQTQYWLNNHCPATKINVAIAAYGRAWKMTKDSGLTGVPPVLETDGVAPAGTQTQKPGLLSWPEVCGKLPNPANQHLKGADGPLRKVGDPTKRFGNYAYRSADDNGENGIWVGYDDPDTAANKAAFVKARGLGGIALVDLSFDDFRGACTGDKYPILRAIKYKL; from the exons GTCTCTCTAAATTGCACACAAACGATTTAGAACCAGCTTTACAATTCTGCACCCATCTCATTTACGGTTATGCTAGCATTAGTCCGACATCGAACAAACTTGTCAGCAACAATGATAAGCTCGATCTAGACATCGGTTCGGGATTGTACCGCACGGTGACTGGTTATAAGAAGAAGTACCCACATTTAAAGGTATTGTTGAGCGTTGGTGGCGACAGAGACGAAGTCGATCCAGATAACAACAAGTATTTGACATTGTTGGAGAGCACCAATGCGCGTATACCATTCATAAATAGTGCGCACTCTTTGGTGAAGACTTACGGTTTCGATGGTCTCGATTTAGCTTGGCAATTCCCCAAGAACAAGGCCAAAAAGGTGCATAGCGGTATCGGTAAACTGTGGAAGGGTTTCAAGAAAATTTTCTCTGGCGACTTTGTTGTCGATGAAAAGGCGGAAGAACATAAGGAAGAATTCACATCCTTAGTGCGCGAACTGAAGAACGCTCTCCGTCCCGATGGCTACTTGTTGGGACTCTCTGTCTTGCCCAATGTGAATTCTTCAC tatTTTACGATGTGCCTGCAATTGTAAACAATTTGGACTACGTCAACTTGCATGCTTATGATTTCCATACACCTGAACGCAACCCTGAAGTTGCTGACTACCCAGCACCCATCTACGAGCTAAATGAACGTAACCCTGAagctaatattaattttcaaacacAATATTGGTTAAACAATCACTGCCCTGCTACTAAAATCAATGTCGCTATTGCCGCGTATGGACGTGCCTGGAAAATGACTAAGGATTCCGGTCTCACCGGTGTGCCACCAGTTCTTGAAACAGATGGTGTTGCACCAGCTGGTACGCAAACTCAAAAACCAGGTCTGCTCAGTTGGCCTGAGGTATGCGGCAAATTGCCAAATCCCGCCAATCAGCATTTGAAGGGCGCAGATGGTCCACTTCGTAAGGTTGGGGATCCTACCAAACGTTTCGGCAACTATGCTTACCGCTCGGCTGATGACAACGGCGAGAACGGCATCTGGGTAGGCTATGATGATCCAGATACCGCAGCGAATAAAGCAGCGTTTGTAAAGGCTAGAGGTTTGGGCGGTATAGCTTTGGTTGACTTGTCTTTCGATGACTTCCGCGGTGCTTGCACAGGTGATAAGTATCCAATCTTACGTGCTATCAAGTACAAGTTGTAA